The Solirubrobacter pauli sequence GTCCCGGCCGGGCGAGACCGCGGAGGCGTTCGCGGCACGCTGCGACCTCGCCGCGCAGGAGGCGGCGGACGCCGAGACGGCGAAGCTGCGCGACCGGCTCGAGACGCGCCAGAACCGGTTCGAGCGCGCGCTGGAGACGGCACGGCGACGGGTCGAGGACCTCACGTACGAGGAGCGCACCCAGCAGGCCGAGCAGCTCGCGGCGGGCGCGGGCGCGCTGCTCGGCGCGTTGATGGGCGGGCGTCGCCGGACGCGGTCGATCGCGGGCGCGCTCGGCCGCTCCTCCCGGACGGCGGCCAAGCGCCGCGTGGCCGAGGCGAAGGTCGCCGACGCCACCGACGACCTGCTGGAGGTCGAGCGCGAGATCGAGACCGCGGTCCTGGAGATCGACGCGAAGTGGCGCGCGATCGGCGACGCGATCGAGCCGGCCGCGATCCGCGCCGAGGCGTCCGACGTCGCCGTCGAGCGCCTCTCGCTCGTCTGGGCGCCCTAGTCCATCCGCTCCAGCAGCTCCGCGAGGATGCGCTTCACGAGCGCCGGGCCGTGGTATACGAGCCCGGTGTACAGCTGCACGTTGGTCGCGCCCAGCTGCAGCTTCGTGTAGGCGGCCTCGCCGCTCATGACGCCGCCCGCCGCGATCAGCGTGTAGCGGTCCCCCGTGATCCCCTTCAGCGTGCCGAGGATCGCGTTCACGTACGCCTCGACCGGCGGACCGCCGACCGCGCCCGGCATGCGGTCGAGCGAGTCGCGCGCGACCGTGAGGTCCAGGAAGTCCGGCTTGCCCGACGGCAGGTTGATCGCGAAGCCCGACACGAACGGGTGGCCGTCGGCGATCGCGACGATCTCCCGCAGGACGCCCGCATCCCGAGTCGGCTTGAGCTTGAGGATCAGCGGCACGCGCGGGTCGCACTCGGCGAGGCGGGCGAGCAGCGCGTCGATCCGCGTCAGGTCGTCGAAGAAGTCGCGGTCGGCCGCCGAGTTCGGGCAGCTGAGGTTGAGCGCGACGTAGTCGGCGCGGTCCTGCAGGACGCTGAAGGACGCCGCGTAGTCCTCGTAGACCTCGGGACCGGCCGCGGGCTTCGCGGGGTCGTTGGTCTTGACCAGGTTCACGCCGACGGGCACGGGCCGCGGCCCCGCCAGCCGCTCGCGGACGGCCTCGGCGCCCTCGTTGGGCACCCCGTAGGCGACGACGATCGCCTCGTCCTGCGGCACGCGGAACAGCCGCGGCTTCGGGTTCCCGTCGGAGGCGTCGGCGGACACCGACCCGATCTCCAGGTGCCCGAACCCGAGCGCCCCGAGCATCCGCACCGCCCGCGCGTTCTTGTCGAACCCGGCGGCGAGCCCGAGCGGGTTGGCCACCGGGATGCCCGCCAGGGTCGTCTCCAGCCGCGGGTCCCGCAGCGTGAACGCCCGCTGCGCCACGCGTCGCACGACCGACGACCGCCCACCGAGCTCCGACGCCGCCAGCGTCAGGTTGTGCGCCCGCTCCGCGTCGAGCCGGAACAGCAGGGGCCTCACGGTCGACTCGTAGACGCTCATGCCAGGATCGTACGGACCATGGACGTGCCCTTCACGCTTGACCCCGGCCCCGACGGGTCCGCGGTCCTCACCGTCGACGACGCCCAGCTCACCCTCGACCAGGCCGGGCTGCGCGAGTTGCGCGACGGCATCGACGCCGCCGTCGCCCGCGGCGCGGCCGGCGGCCAGGGCCTCGTGCACGAGTTCGAGGCCGGCAACGCCGTCGTGACCATCTCGGCCGTGCCGGGCGGGTCGGTCAAGCTGCGCATCGATCGCTGACGCAGCCGCTACGGAGAGAGGGGGATTCGAACCCCCGGATGAGTTTCCCCATCACACGATTTCCAGTCGTGCCCGTTCAGCCGCTCCGGCACCTCTCCTGGATCAGCGCGACAGGATAGTGCGTCAGATTCGCCAGGCCCCTCCGAAGAGCACCGGGACGCGCTCACCGTCGGTGGTGATGCCGGTGATGTCGAGCTGGTCGGAGCCGATCATGAAGTCGATGTGGATGTCGGACTCGTTCATGCGGGCGGCGGTCTGCTCGTCGCCGGCGAGGAACGGGAAGGCGCGGCCCAGCGCGATGTGCGAGGCGGCGTTCTCGTCCAGGAGCGTGTCGTAGAAGACGGTGTCGAGCGCGCCGATCCGGCCCTCGTTGTCGACGAGCGCGACCTCGCCCAGGCGGGCGGCGCCCTCGTCGCGGGTGATGATCGTGCGCATCGTCTCCTGCGCGGTGCTCGAGTTCAGCTCGACCGCGCGGCCGTTCTCGAAGCGCACGTAGAGGTCGCGGACGACCGTGCCGTCGATCAGGACGAGCGGCTTGGAGGACGTCACGTGGCCGTCCACGCGGGACGGGTCCGGGCTCGTGAACACCTCCTCGGTCGGGAGGTTCGGCATGTGCGGGATGCCGTCGGCGGTCTGGAAGCGGGCGGCCTGCCACGAGGCGCCCGGGAGCAGGCCGACCGTCATGTCGGTGCCTGGGCCCTCGTAGTGGAGGGCGTCGAACTGGCGGTCGGTGAGCACCTGCGCGACGGACACCAGCCGGTCGGCGCGGGTGCGCCAGGCCGCGACCGGGTCCTCCTCGTCCAGCCGCAGCACGTGCAGGAGCTGCTGCTCGAGCTTGGCGAGCGCCTCGGCCGGCTCCAGGCCGGGGTGGACGAGCTCGGCCCAGGCGGGCGTCGGCCCGGGCAGGATCGTCCAGTTGAGCTCGCGGCGGCCGACGACCTCGCCGGTCTCGCGGATCGCGGGCAGGCGGTCACGGCCTGAGCGCACCGGGTCCAGGTCGTCGAGCAGGCCGGGCGCGACCGGACCGCTCAGCGTGATCGCGGCGCCGCGTTCCTTGCCGAGCTGCAGGATCCGCTCGCCGTACCAGGGCGGGACGAACTCGAGTGTCTCGTCGGCCGCGTGCTCGATCCGCGCTCGCTTGATCCAGGGGTCGAACCACGCGAGGTCGACGAACTTGGCGCCCTTCTCGTAGGCGCGGTTCGCGATCGCGCGAACGAGCGCTTCCTTGCCTGGAGCCCCGCTCAAGGAGACCACCTGGCCGGGCTGGAGGTTGGCGCCGAAATCGACAGCGAGCTCGGCGAAGCGCGCAAGCGTTACATCGTCCATAGGCACGGCGAGCGTACCGGGTGCCACTATTGCGCCGTGCTGCGCTACCGCCATGTCCTGATCGCGTTCGACGGCTCGCCCGAATCCGCGCTCGTGCTCGAGCACGCGGTGGCCCTGGCGCACGTGACCCGCGCACGGCTGGCGATCGTGGCCCTCGCGCCGCGCCCGGCCTGGTCGGTGCGGGACGCGCTCGAGGCGCAGCTCCGCGCGGCCGCCGACGGTGTGCCCGATGACCTCGAGGTGACGACGCGCCTGCTCGAAGGCGACCCGGCGCACGAGCTCCTGCGCGCGGCGCGGGAGGGCGACCACGACGCGATCATCCTCGGCGCGAACGGGTTCGCGGACCGGGTGGTCCATGATGCGGCTGTGCCAGTGATCCTCATCCACTCCCCCGGCGAAGGGCCCGACCTTGCCGCATAGGCCCTGGACCGTGCTCGATGCGCCGTCCAACCTCGGGCTGCGTCAGCTGCGCCCGGGGGTCGAGCCCGGCGCGCGGCGGCTGGCCGACGCGCTGCGGGCCCGCGGGCTCGTGGAGCGCCTCGGCGCGGTCGACGCGGGGCGCGTCGAGGCCCCGCCGTGGACGGAGCTGCTCGAGAACCGCGCGAAGGTGCCGGGCTACACGGTCGAGCTGGCGGCGCGGCTCGGCGAGCTGCTGCGGGAGGGCGCGAAACCGCTCGTGCTCGGCGGCGACTGCTCGATCCTGCTCGGCGCGATGCTGGCGTTGAAGCGCCGTGGGCACTACGGGCTGGCGTTCGTCGACGGGCACCTGGACTTCCGGACCGAGGACGTGGACGCGGTCGCCGGCGAGGACCTCGCGGTCGTGACCGGGCGCGCCGAGGACACGCTGGCGGACATCGACGGGCTGCGGCCGTACGTGCTCGACGAGGACGTCGTGGCCTACGGCACGCGCGACGGCAGCACCGCTCCCGTCCGCGTGATCGACCTCGACGCGCTGCGCGCAGGCGAGTGGGCGGTCCCGCCGTTCCCGTACTGGGTGCACGTCGACGCCGACGTCCTGCGCCTGGACGCCGTCGACTCGCCGCAGCCGGACGGGCTGTCGTTCGACGAGCTGTCGGCGCTGCTCGCGCGGCTCCTGGGCGGCCCGGTCGTCGGGATGCAGGTGACGGTCTTCGATCCCGACCTGGACCCCGACGGGAGCGTCGCGGAGGCGCTCACGGCGTGCCTCGTGGGCGCCGCCGAGGCGGCGCGCCCCCGCTAGCGCAACGCGAACCCGCCGACGGCGTCGAGCGCGCCGTCGCGGAGCTCCAGCACCGCGTCGAACGCCTCCAGGCCGGTCGGGTCGTGCGTGATGACGATCAGCGTCCGGTCGGTGGCGAGGATGTCCTCGCGCACGGCCCGGGCGGTCTCCGGGTCCAGCATGGCCGTCGGCTCGTCGAGCACGATGATCTCCGCGAGGCTGATCAGGGCACGCGCGAGCCCGATCCGCTGGCGCTGACCACCCGAGACCGCGACGCCGTCCTCGCCGACGCGCGTGTCGATGCCGTCCGGGAGCGCGGCGAGCCACTCGGCCAGACCCGCTTCGCGCAGCGCCCGGATGATGTCGGCGTCGCCGGCCTCGGGGCGGCCGATCCGCACGTTGGCGGCGACCGTCCCCGCGAGCAGGTGCGCGTCCTGGCCGGCCAGGCGGATGCGCTCGCGCGTCTGCTCCGCAGGCACGGCCTTGAGGTCCACCCCGCCGAGCGCGACCGTGCCCGCGTCGGGATCGGCGAGCCGGGTCAGCAGGTCGGCCAGCGTCGACTTGCCGGCCCCGGACGGCCCGACGATCGCGACGTGCTGCCCGGGCTCGACCGCGAGGTCGACGCCGTCGAGCACGACGGGCGCGCCCGGCCCGCCGGGACGATGGACGATCCCGGTCGCGGTGAGCGCCGCCACGCGCGGCAGCTCCCCGGTCTGCTGGCCGCGGGCGAGCCGCTCCGGGCCTGACGTCGCCGCGGCGAGGCGGTCCTTCGCGGCCCGGACGCCGATCAGCCGCAGCGCCGCCTCGGGGAGCGCCGCGGGCGCCTCGAACGCGCCCAGCGTGAGCAGCACGAGCGCGCCGAGCCAAACCGTGGCGAGGTCGCTCGCCGTGCCGACCGCGATCACGCCCGCGAGCGTCGCGCCGGCGGCGAGCTGGGTCGTGACGGCGCCGAACGCGGCCGCGCGGGCCTGGCCGCGGTCGATCCGGGCGAGGCGGCGGCTGGCGTCCGTGAGCGCGAGGAGCCGCGCCGCGCCCTGCCCCGCGACCGCGAGCTGCGGGCCGAACGTGAGCGCCTCGACGAGCTGCGCGCCGAACGCCGCGCGGGCCTTCCCGGGCGCGGTGTGGCGGGCGAGCGCGTGCGTCGCGGCGGGGACGAGGAGCGTCGCGACCGCGAGCCCCGCGGCGAGGATCAGCGCCGACACCGGCAGGATGAGCCCCGCCGCGAGCACGACGCCCAGCGACGCCACGACCGCGACCGCCGCCGGCAGCACGACCCGTGGGTGCAGGTGCTGCAGCTCGTCCACGTCGCTCGTGAAGCGCGCGAGCAGGTCCGCGGCGCCAGGCACGCCCGGCCCGCCGATTCGCGCGGCGAGCCGCTCGAAGAACCGCACCCGCACGTCCGCGAGCTGCCGCAGCGCGACGTCGTGCGAGGCGAGCCGCTCGCCGTACCGCGCCAGCGCCCGCACGAGCCCGAGCGCGCGCACCGTGACGATCCCGACCAGCAGCGCCAGCACGGGCGGCTGCTCGGCCGCCCGCGTCACGAGCCAGCCGCTCGTGGCGAGCACGGCCAGCGCGGACAACGTCCCCGCCACGCCGAGCGCGACGCCCGCCCACTTCGGCCACTGCCGCGCGGGCCGAGCCGCGACGGGCGCGCCGCGGAGCGAGAGCCCGGAGCCGCCCGAGCTTGAAGCGGGACTGTCCCTCTTCAGCAACACCTGTCGCGTGCGCAGCGAGCCGTCGCCGGTCGCGTCGACGCGCGTCGCCCGCAGCGAGCCGCTCGTCCACACCCAGTCGGGCCGGGGCGGGTCGAGCGCGGCGAGGTCGACGATGACGTCGCACAGGGAGGCCAGGCGCGCGTCGTGCGTGGCGACGACGAGCGTGCGGCCACGCGCGGCCGCCAGGATGCCCTCGGCCACGCGGCGGGTGGAGTCCTGGTCGAGGTGGGCGGTCGGCTCGTCGAGGAGCAGCAGCGGCGCGTCGGAGCCGAGCGCCGCGGCGAGGCCGAGCCGCTGCTCCTGGCCGCGCGAGAACGGGCGGCCGCCGGCGCCGACGCGGGTCGTCTCCGGCACCGCGGCGACGATCTCCTCGGCGTCCGCGGCGCGCAGGGCGGGCTCGCCTCCGTGCAGGCGGAGCGCTTCGCCGAGCGTGCCGGTGGGCAGCGGTGGGCGCTGGTCGAGCCAGGTGACGTCGTGCCACCAGGCGTTGCGGTCGATGTTGCGGACGTCGACGCCGCCGACGGTGATCCGGCCGCTGTCGGGGTCCTGGACGCGGGCGAGCAGGCGCAGCAGCGTCGACTTGCCGGCGCCCGACGGCCCGACGAGCGCGACCGACGTCCCCGGCTCGATCGTCAGGTCCAGCCCGTGCAGGGGGTCGGGGCGGCCGTGGCCGTCCACGCCGACGCCCCGCAGCACGATCGCGCCGCCCGCGGGCAGGCGGTTCCCGCTGTCGGTGAAGGGCGCGGGCTCGTCGAGCAGGTCGAACAGCCGCTGGACCGCGACGGCGCCGTCCTCGGCCGCGTGGAAGCGCGCGCCCGCGGCGCGCAGCGGCGCATAGACCTCCGGCGCGAGGATCAGCACGAACAGCCCGACCGCCAGGTCGAGGTGCCCTTCCGCGAGCTGGACGCCGACGACCGCGGCCGCGATCGCCGTGCCGAGCATCGCCAGGAACTCGAGCACGAGCGCGCTCAGGAACGCGACCCGCAGCGCGCCGAGCGACTCGTCGCGGTAGCGCTCGCCGACCGCCTGCAGCGACGCCGCCTGCGCCTGCTCCCGCCCGTGCGCACGGAGCGTCGGCAGCCCGCGCACCACCTCGAGGAAGTGCGCGCCGAGCACGGCCAGCGCGTGCTGGCGCTCGCGCGCGTGCTCGGCCGACTTGCGGCCGACGAGCACCATGAACACGACCACGATCGGCAGCGTGATCCCGAGCAGGACGCCGACCACCAGGTCGCGCGTGGCGATCACGGCCACGACGCCGATCGGCACCGCCGCGCCCAGCGCCAGCTGCGGCACGGCGCGCGCGTAGTACTCGGCGAGCGCATCCAGGCCCTGGGTGGCGGCCGTGGCGATGTCCCCGCGCCGTGCGTCCCGCGCGCGCCCGGCCAGCGCCCGCGCGGCCACGCGCTCACGCAGCCGCGAGAGCGCGACCTCGGCGGCGCGGCGCCCGGCCAGCTCGGTCACGCCGGCCAGCAGCGCACGCGCCGCCACGACCAGGAGCAACCCCCAGGCGAGCTCGCGCGTGGCGACGGCGTCGGCCACGAGCCACGCCTGCACGACGAGCAGCGCCGCGGCGAGCAGCCCGGCGCCCGCGGCGATCGCCAGTGCCGCGCGAGCGCGCGGCGCCACCGAGAGCAGCCGCAGGTGCACGGGAGGGAGCGGCCCACGGCCGCGCCCGCCACCCCGGCGCGCCGCCCGGCCGCCGCGTCCAGCGCCGCCGTCACGCCCTGCGCCATCGCCGCGCGCGGCCGCCCGCCGGCGCCGCTCGTCGTCGTCCCGCCGCAGCGCGCTCATCGCAGCTGCTCCATGGCCCGGCGCGTCAGCTGCACCAGCCCGCCCGGTTCGCGCTTGAACCGCGAGTAGGCGAGCAGGTGCGCGAGCAGGACCAGCGGCAGCACGATGCCCGCGATCACGGTCATCAGCGTGAGCGTGTAGTCGCCGGCGGCTTCGACGCGCAGGTCGACGCCCGCCACGTTGGGCGACACCGTCGCGAGCACGATCAGCGGGACGACCGCGGCCGCCAGCCCCGCACCCCAGAGCGCGAAGCGCGGCACGAGCGCGAGCACGACGAGCCCGGTCCAGGGGGAGCCGAGCGCGACCCCCGCGACGACCGCGAGCGCGACCGCGAGCGGCGCCGTCCGCCGGCGCACGTCCGCCGCCGCCGAGCCGTCCTCCAGGCGCCGTTCGAGGTAGGCCGCGCCGGCCACGCGGAACACGAGCGCGACGGCCACGCCGCCGAGCACGTTCGCCACCGACAGCACGTCGCCGCCCTGCAATAGCCAGGCCCACACGATCCCCCAGCCGACCGCGTTCACCCACGCGGCGCCGACGATCGCCCGGCTCCAGAGCGCAGCCGCGCGCGCCTCCAGGTGGCCGATCAGCTCGACGCCCGCGTGGCGCACGATCAGCGCCAGGATGATCACGACGAGCACGCCGTAGAGGCCGCTCATCCAGGCCGCGTACCAGCCGGGGAAGGCGCCGAACGTCGCGGCGATCGCGATCACGAGCCAGACGTCGTTGGTCGCCCACGTCGCGCCGTTCGAGCGCAGCACCGCCGCGCGGTCGGGCATCCGCCGCAGCAGCATCGAGACGCCCAGGTCGGCGCCGCCGAGGCCGAAGTACAGCGCCCAGACGACGCCGAGCAGCGCCAACCACAGCGCGGGGAGTCCTTCGAGGCCGAGCATCTCAGTACCCCAGGGCCAGCTCGGGAGCGCGGCGCGGCGCTCGTTCCACCGCCGGCAGCCCGTGCGACAGCTCGCGCCGCAGCACGCGTCCGGCCGTCCAGAAGATCACCGCGTACACGGCCAGGAACGCGCCCAGCGACGACGCCACGGCCAACGCGGTCACGTCCGAGGACGCGGCGTCCGTCCGCAGCAGCCCTTCGACGATCCACGGCTGGCGTCCGCCCTCGCGCAGGATCCAGCCACCGGCCTGCGCGGCGAACGGCACCGCCACGGCCAAGGGCGCTGCGCGCAGGAACCACTTCGAGCGCTCCAGCCGCCCCGTCGCGGCGAGCCGGCAGCCCCACGCCATCAGCGCGATCAGCAGCACGCCGCTGCCGACCATCAGCCGGAAGCTCCAGTACATGAGCGCCACGACCGGCGTGTAGTCGCCGGGCCCGTAGCGCGCGACCGACTCGGCCTGCAACTGCTCGATCCCGCGCACCTCGCTCGTGAGCGAGAACGAGTTGAGGAAGCTGAGCGCCACCGGCAGCTTCAGGTTCAGGAACGGCGGCCCGGGGTCGGTGGAGAGCCCGCCGAGCGCGAACAGCGACAACCCGGCCGGCGCCTCGGTCTCGTAATGCGCCTCCGCCGCGGCCATCTTCATCGGCTGCTGCTCGAGCGCGAGCACGCCCTGGAAGTGGCCGGCGCCCGCCGCGCCCAACGCGCCGGCGAGGCCGATCACGACCGCCATCCGGGCGACCGCGCCGAACACGTCGACCTCGCGTCCGCGGGCGATCTGCCAGCAGGCGATCGCGAGCACGACGACCGCGCCGGTCGTCAGCGAGGCGAGCAGCACGTGCGCGGCGGTGAGGCCGACGGTCAGGTTGAACAGGACCGCGGAGACGTCGGTGAGCTGGGCGCGCCCGTCGACGATCTCGTAGCCGACGGGGTGCTGCATCCACGAGTTCGCGACGAGGATGCTGTAGGCGGACAGCATCGTGGCGACGCTCACGATCCACAGGCACGCGAGATGCACGCGCGGCCGCAGCTTGTCCCAGCCGAAGATCCACAGGCCGAGGAACACCGACTCGACGAAGAACGCCGCGAGGCCTTCGAGCGCGAGCGGCGCGCCGAACACGTCGCCGACGTAGCGCGAGAAGCCCGCCCAGTTCATCCCGAACTGGAACGTCTGCATGAGCCCGGTGACCACGCCTACCGCGAACACGACGACCAGCGCCCGTCCGTAGTACTTGGTCAGCCGGAGCCACCGTTCATCACCGCTGCGCAGGTAGCGCGTCTGCATCACGGCGACGAAGAACGTCAGCCCGATCGACACTCCGACGATCGCGAAGTGCAGCAGCGTCGTCAGGCCGAACTGCCAACGTGCGAGGTCGAGCGAGGTCATGCGGTGGGTCCCTTCCGTTCGTGCCCAGGGGCAATCTCGTGAACGGGCTGTCAGGACCCTTGGCCACCGATCGTGAGCGGCCGCGACGTACTGTAGAGCCGTGGCCGACCGGATTCCACTCCACGAGGCACTGCGCGCCGGAACCGCGCTCGGCTGGACCTCCGTGGCGGCCGTCATCACCGCGCTGGTGGTGGGTGTGCCGATCTCCGACGCCGAGCTCGTGGCGGTCCTGACCGGCCTGGCGGCGATCGCCCACCTCGTGATGGCGCGGCTGCCGTGGGCGACCCTGCTGCCCACCCCGCGCGGGAAGCTGCTGATCGACCTGTGGGCCGGCGGCGTGCTGATCTCGGTCTGCGGGCTCGTGCTGATCGCGGGCGGCCAGTCGCGGCTGGACCTGCTGCTCCTGCTCGTCGTCCCGTTCCTGGCGATCTCCCACGACGACGACCGGCGCGAGCTGGCCGCGTGGATGACGGTCGCGGCGCTGGCCTTCGGCGCGTGCGTGGGCCTGGCGCACGACCCGCTGCCCGTGCCGGAGGCGCTCCTGCACCTGGTCGTGCTCGCCGGCTCGACGGTGCTGAGCCTGATGCTCGCGCGGGCCGTCCGCCGCAACGCGCTGGCCGTGACGGAGGCCGTCCGCCGCGCGGAGCTCGAGGGCGCGATGCTCGCCGAGTCGCACCACCGGGTGAAGAACTCGCTCCAGGTCGTGGCCGAGCTGCTGCTGCTCGGGCGGCCGTCGGACCCGGAGAGCGGCGAGGCGTTCGACCGTGCGGCCGAGCGGATCCACGCGATCGCCGCCGTGCACCAGGTGCTCGCGAGCCGCCACGGCGGGCGCGTGCGGGCGGACGAGCTGCTGGACGCGATCGTCGCCGGCTACGACGACGTCGTCGTGGACGCGGAGCCGGTCGAGCTGCCGTTCGCGCAGGCGCAGCACCTGGGGGTCGTGGTCAACGAGCTCGTGACCAACGCGATCCAGCACGGGGCTCCGCCCGTGACGGTGCGGCTGGCGGACGGCGTGTTGACCGTGCGCGACACGGGCGGCGGGCCGTCGGAGGAGGCGCTCGCCGCGCCGGGTCTCGGGCTCACGCTCGTCCGGCAGGTCGTGACGAACGGCCTGCACGGCACACTTGGGCGCGACGTGGACGGCACGGTGCGGATCGACTTCTCGGCGGATGCGCGTCCTCGTCGCTGAGGACGACCCGATCATCGCGCTCGGCCTGGCCCGCCGGCTCGGGGCGCTCGGGCACGAGGTGGTCGGGCCGGTGGCGTCGGTCGTGGACGCGGCGGCGCTGGCACGGGACGAAGGCGCGGACCTCTACCTGTTCGACGTCGACCTCGCCGACGGCGACGGGATCGAGCTCGCGCGCGACCTGTCCGTTGATGGCCCGCGGCGCCCCGTGGTCGTGCTGACCGGGTTGGACGCCCCCGAGGTGCTGGACCGCTCGATCGCGGCGGGTGTGCTCGCCCACCTGACCAAGCCGGTCGACGACCGCCAGCTCGACGCGGCGCTGCGCCTGGCCGCGGCGCGCTCCGCCGAGCTGGAGGCGTTGCGCGAGGAGGTCGACTCCACGCGTCAGGCGCTCGCCGACCGCAAGGTGGTCGAGCAGGCCAAGGGCATCCTCATCAACGCCCTGGGACTCAGCGAGCCGGAGGCCTTCGCGCGGATCCGGTCGACGGCGCGGGACCGCAACCTGCGGCTGGTCGACGTGGCGCGCGCGATCGTCGACCAGCGCGCTCTGTACGAGCGCCCGTCCCGCTAGCCGCCACCTCCGCCCATCATCCCGCCGAGCCCGGCGCGGATGGTCGCATCCCGCGCGTCGTAGACGCCGTGGGACGGCTCCTCACGCTTCTCGGGCGTGTCGCCCGTGCGCTCCTGCTCGAGTCGCTTCCGCTCGCGTCGCTTGGCGCGTAGACCCGGCTTCTTGGGTGGCTGCTCTTCGGGCATGCCGGCCTCGCCTTCGGATCGGGGGCTCCAGCGAGCCTACGCCCGGACGTGGCGGTCCGCCAAACGAAAAGGGCGCCCTGAGGCGCCCTTTGCAGCGGAGGGGGAGGGATTCGAACCCTCGGAACAGGGGTTACCCGCTCAACGGTTTTCGAGACCGCCCGATTCAACCACTCTCGCACCCCTCCGGGTGTGCGGCGTCTGAGGGTAGCGGGCGACGGCGGCGAGCGGCGAAGAAGTCCTTCAGAAGCTGCGCGCATTCGGGCTGCAGGATGTCCTTGGTGACCTGCGGGCGGTGGTTGAGCTTGGGCTGGTCGAGGAGGTCGAGGACGCTGCCGGCCATGCCCGCCTTCGGGTCGGTGGTGCCGTAGACGACGTGCGGGATCCGGGCCAGGACGATCGCGCCCGCGCACATCGCGCAGGGCTCGAGGGTCACGTAGAGCGTCGTGTCGAGCAGGCGCCAGTAGCCGATCTGCTCGGCGGCCTGGCGGATGGCGAGCATCTCGGCGTGGGCGCTGGGGTCCTGCAGGAGCTCGCGCTCGTTGTGGCCGGCGCCGATGACGGTCCCGTCGGGGCCGAGGATGACCGCCCCGACGGGGACGTCGTCGTGCGCGAGGGCCTTCTCGGCCTCCGCGATCGCGAGCCGCATCGGGCCCTCGTGCTCATCTCGGCACACAATTGGCACAGTTTCGTGGCACCTTGGTGTTGTTCAGCAACTTCCAGATGCCGATCATGTTGTACGAGGCGGGACGGGCCACAGCCGACCACCCGCTCGCCCCCACTGCATCTTGCGCCTGCTCTCTGCCACCTTGCTCGCCTCCACCCTGCTCGCCGCCGGGCCGGTGAGTGGTGCGTCGGCGGGGGGCACGGGCGGTGATGCGCGCGCGGCCGCCGCGGCGATGAAGGCGCGGGCGGCGGCCCCGGCGCGGGCTCGGGCGAACGAGGTCGTGGTGTCGGACACGCGCGGCTCGCGGGTCGTGAAGGTGCGGGACGTGGCGAAGGCGTCGCGGGCGATCGCCAAGCGCGACGGCGTCCGGAGCGTCACGCCGAACTACATCGCGCACGTGTCCGGCTGGGTTCCGCCCGACCCGGGCAACGCCGCCGCCCCGGGCGGCTGGCAGAGCCTGCAGTGGAACTTCCTGGCCGACTCGGGCGTGAACGCACCC is a genomic window containing:
- a CDS encoding quinone-dependent dihydroorotate dehydrogenase, which gives rise to MSVYESTVRPLLFRLDAERAHNLTLAASELGGRSSVVRRVAQRAFTLRDPRLETTLAGIPVANPLGLAAGFDKNARAVRMLGALGFGHLEIGSVSADASDGNPKPRLFRVPQDEAIVVAYGVPNEGAEAVRERLAGPRPVPVGVNLVKTNDPAKPAAGPEVYEDYAASFSVLQDRADYVALNLSCPNSAADRDFFDDLTRIDALLARLAECDPRVPLILKLKPTRDAGVLREIVAIADGHPFVSGFAINLPSGKPDFLDLTVARDSLDRMPGAVGGPPVEAYVNAILGTLKGITGDRYTLIAAGGVMSGEAAYTKLQLGATNVQLYTGLVYHGPALVKRILAELLERMD
- a CDS encoding aminopeptidase is translated as MDDVTLARFAELAVDFGANLQPGQVVSLSGAPGKEALVRAIANRAYEKGAKFVDLAWFDPWIKRARIEHAADETLEFVPPWYGERILQLGKERGAAITLSGPVAPGLLDDLDPVRSGRDRLPAIRETGEVVGRRELNWTILPGPTPAWAELVHPGLEPAEALAKLEQQLLHVLRLDEEDPVAAWRTRADRLVSVAQVLTDRQFDALHYEGPGTDMTVGLLPGASWQAARFQTADGIPHMPNLPTEEVFTSPDPSRVDGHVTSSKPLVLIDGTVVRDLYVRFENGRAVELNSSTAQETMRTIITRDEGAARLGEVALVDNEGRIGALDTVFYDTLLDENAASHIALGRAFPFLAGDEQTAARMNESDIHIDFMIGSDQLDITGITTDGERVPVLFGGAWRI
- a CDS encoding universal stress protein yields the protein MLRYRHVLIAFDGSPESALVLEHAVALAHVTRARLAIVALAPRPAWSVRDALEAQLRAAADGVPDDLEVTTRLLEGDPAHELLRAAREGDHDAIILGANGFADRVVHDAAVPVILIHSPGEGPDLAA
- a CDS encoding arginase family protein, with the protein product MLDAPSNLGLRQLRPGVEPGARRLADALRARGLVERLGAVDAGRVEAPPWTELLENRAKVPGYTVELAARLGELLREGAKPLVLGGDCSILLGAMLALKRRGHYGLAFVDGHLDFRTEDVDAVAGEDLAVVTGRAEDTLADIDGLRPYVLDEDVVAYGTRDGSTAPVRVIDLDALRAGEWAVPPFPYWVHVDADVLRLDAVDSPQPDGLSFDELSALLARLLGGPVVGMQVTVFDPDLDPDGSVAEALTACLVGAAEAARPR
- the cydD gene encoding thiol reductant ABC exporter subunit CydD, giving the protein MSALRRDDDERRRRAAARGDGAGRDGGAGRGGRAARRGGGRGRGPLPPVHLRLLSVAPRARAALAIAAGAGLLAAALLVVQAWLVADAVATRELAWGLLLVVAARALLAGVTELAGRRAAEVALSRLRERVAARALAGRARDARRGDIATAATQGLDALAEYYARAVPQLALGAAVPIGVVAVIATRDLVVGVLLGITLPIVVVFMVLVGRKSAEHARERQHALAVLGAHFLEVVRGLPTLRAHGREQAQAASLQAVGERYRDESLGALRVAFLSALVLEFLAMLGTAIAAAVVGVQLAEGHLDLAVGLFVLILAPEVYAPLRAAGARFHAAEDGAVAVQRLFDLLDEPAPFTDSGNRLPAGGAIVLRGVGVDGHGRPDPLHGLDLTIEPGTSVALVGPSGAGKSTLLRLLARVQDPDSGRITVGGVDVRNIDRNAWWHDVTWLDQRPPLPTGTLGEALRLHGGEPALRAADAEEIVAAVPETTRVGAGGRPFSRGQEQRLGLAAALGSDAPLLLLDEPTAHLDQDSTRRVAEGILAAARGRTLVVATHDARLASLCDVIVDLAALDPPRPDWVWTSGSLRATRVDATGDGSLRTRQVLLKRDSPASSSGGSGLSLRGAPVAARPARQWPKWAGVALGVAGTLSALAVLATSGWLVTRAAEQPPVLALLVGIVTVRALGLVRALARYGERLASHDVALRQLADVRVRFFERLAARIGGPGVPGAADLLARFTSDVDELQHLHPRVVLPAAVAVVASLGVVLAAGLILPVSALILAAGLAVATLLVPAATHALARHTAPGKARAAFGAQLVEALTFGPQLAVAGQGAARLLALTDASRRLARIDRGQARAAAFGAVTTQLAAGATLAGVIAVGTASDLATVWLGALVLLTLGAFEAPAALPEAALRLIGVRAAKDRLAAATSGPERLARGQQTGELPRVAALTATGIVHRPGGPGAPVVLDGVDLAVEPGQHVAIVGPSGAGKSTLADLLTRLADPDAGTVALGGVDLKAVPAEQTRERIRLAGQDAHLLAGTVAANVRIGRPEAGDADIIRALREAGLAEWLAALPDGIDTRVGEDGVAVSGGQRQRIGLARALISLAEIIVLDEPTAMLDPETARAVREDILATDRTLIVITHDPTGLEAFDAVLELRDGALDAVGGFALR